The Ammospiza caudacuta isolate bAmmCau1 chromosome 18, bAmmCau1.pri, whole genome shotgun sequence region CCTGTGAATCCCTCTCAAGAACCTGAAAAGCAAATCTCAGCCTCCACTTCCTTGCTGAGAGCTATTGAATAAGTGCCTGCTATTTACCAAACTGCCTGGCACCTAGTGGTTACAGTTGAAgcacaaaaattatttattcagctTGCTTGGACATCTGGCAAAAATATCTGTGTGGCATCCTGCTATTTGTAATCAAAATAGCAGAGTAAAAGCTGCCTGCTGGTTTCACTACCAGACTGGAGGGGTTTTACTTGCCAAAACATGGCAGGTAAATATGGCAGTGTGCTACTGAGGTGAGGCCCTGAAACACTGGTATTGAGGGGCTGAGAAGGATTTATAAGGCTGTTCTTTTCTTAATACTGACTGGCCACTAGTCACTGTATCAGCTGCTTGCTGAAGGTTGTAGAATatgaaaaaccaaaagaaaacttCTCTACAGAGCTGAAAACTTCCTACCATGAGCTGTACCTCAGCAGTAGCTTTAGTGAATTGGCTGTGGATCTGTAGCTGCTTGTTTAAGCACCCTTGGTGCATATTCACAGCccattttcagaaaatgttcGCTTTGTTTTGGGAGTGATGCTTTGAAACTGTGGAAAGAAGGAAGTTTTGGTGCCTACAGAAAGGGTCTGAGGACTCCCCAGCAAATCTTTCTCCAAGCACTGGGACACCTGAACACATCAAATTCTTACATAAAACTGATGTGTTTTAtctctcttttaaaaatccaatttttatCAGTCTAGCAAACAAGGACTTGCTGTTGGGGGGGCAAGGGGTGTGTCTTGCATAACAGCTTCTGAATATAAAGCTagaggccagggctgggatgcagctggagcaggtttgtGCAGCTGTGTGGAAGGGATATGTAATGGGACTTAGAGATATACAGGGAAtaacaaagggatttttctgaAGAGGACATACAAGCTCTTCGTGACAAAGGAGGCAATAGGAAAGGGAGAGTCTCTTAGTTATAacacagaaagaaggaaaggattAGGGTGGGCTGGAATGCAGAGCTTTCCTCTCACAGGAAACTGTGccatttgggaaaaatatggatttttaatcaaatagggtttttttcctattggaAGAACTGttccaaatattttcaaacTGTTCTAAGAAGAGAATAATGCTGATTAATGCCTCaacttgatttttattttgatagtGACAACCTGCTTCCTGGGTAGGAGTTAAAGGCATGGATGTACCTACACTTGGCACAAAGTCAAGAGCACGTGGTGTCCAGACAGGGGAGAGCAGGGCCAAGCAAGTGGTACCTCAGCAGGATCTCCTTGGCTgatcctgtgctgctgtggtcTGATGCACCTCACACCCAAACAAACTGTAAATGATGGCCAACACTAATTACCCAGCCAGCTCCTGGTACTCAGGCTGCCTTGTTTTACCAAGAGGGTGAAGTGCTGCTCAGTTCCAATGATGCACTGCTAATGAACGTGgggaagagcagcacagggggcagATGGGTGCCAGAGGAGCTGATCCCCACATTCCCCAGTGGGTGGATCTGACACTGTGTATTAGCacgggggaaaatggagggCCGGTCATTAATATTAACATAGAtactttcttctgtttttcctgaTATCAAGAACAACAGCAGGATTAGGCTGTGTTTTGTTTAATGAGGTGCATGTTGATTTAGGCCTCTGCAGTGTCAGTTCACATTTCCCTCAGCAGGGAAgactgcagcaggagccagtgAGGTGCAAAATCCCTCTGGAACGCAatgggcagcaggagcattGCACTGCCCCTTGTGCCTGACCTtcccacagggcagggagagcctgcTGGCCtggaggaggtgctgcaggtacCACAGGTCactgagctcctggagctcctgcacTAGGAACCCTAAAAACTATGGAGTCTTTGCACTGGCCTTTGACACAGGAGTGAGGATCTTGGAGTAGAACACAAATCTAGACAGTAAGATGTCAACAAATGAAAGTCTTGCATATCAAAAACATGCACTTATTTTCACTGCAGTTTAGGTACATAAATGCCTtcctggatttttaaaacttttcttaacatggtgaagaaaataacattcattttcttcttccaacAGTATCTAGCAATACAGATCTCTCCTGATCAGGTGATGTCCTTTGGTGGCTCCACAGACCCTTGTGCTGTGTGCTTTCTCTACAGCATTGGAAAGACAGGGGAGCAGGAGAACAAGGGCTACTGCAAATTGCTTTGTGAGCTGATGAGCAAACAGCTGAAAATACCATCTGACAGGTGAGCTCATACAGCAACTTGTCTGACATGACTTTCCACAGATTGTTAGAGCTATTCATCCCAGGCTGGTCCTTTGGTGTTTTCTATTAATGTGCTGATTAAAGAGACCAAATGCCAAGTCAACTGAGCAACTCCCcagctaaaaagaaaagaaccatTGCATGAGCTGCAGTGCTGATGTCCACAAGCTGCAGAATTCCTTGGTTAAAATGATGTAGGTTCAGACACTGTATGTACCCACAGATATCATGTGCAAAAGACCCAGTGCAGACATAAGAACCTGATCACTAGGAACTCCAGAATGCAAGGAGATGGGGCATGAACAGGACAGGGGGAAGGGAGTGCAAGGCCTGGGAAGGACAAAGCCCCAGGGGAGATCTGCagcctgtcctgagcagcctgcaacactctgctcccagctggtAACAGTGCCTGTCTTCCCTTGCAGAATCTACATCAGCTTCTTTGACATCAGTGCTGGCAATGTGGGCAGGAATAACAGCACCTTTGCTTGAGGTGCCCTGGGGTGACCACAGCCTACTCCTGAACCCTCACCGTGGCTGAGAACTGCAGTTCCAGAGAACTCTGGCATCTGCCCAATGCAAAAGGCACTGGTATCATAGTTGCTGCTACCACTGCTGTTTATCTTGTCTGATGCTTaaataaaatgcagcagaaatctTTTGTCTGAGACCTTCTTGTTACTCTGGGAAGACCTGTAGTTGAGATGGGGGGTGCCTTCTCAAAATACTCTCAAGAGgagcttttctttcaaaaaaaggTTTAGTCATATATGAAGATGAACACTCCTTTTGCCTTTGCCCTGTCCTCAAGAGCCAGATTTCAAGAAGAGATAAATACATCTTGACCTGGTTTCAAGACACATTTAAGTTAATAGATGTGGAAATGTTGCACATGGACCACCCTTCAAAAGGAGCACAGACATGATTAGCTCTGATTTAAAAGGGATGGACTGCAGTCCAGGCCTCTTTAGGCCTAGCACTACAGGGATATCTATCTGAGTAACAGAAAAATTTGTGCTGGGTATCTCCCAGgcctcagcacaggcagagggaGTGAGTGGAAAAAACCACTGTACACTGCTGTGCCCTCCCCTTTCCATCCACTGAAAAAATTGTAGTGACAGCGAAGATTAGAGCTCAGCTCAGAAaggggcagaggcacagcaaacCACAGTAATTCCTAGGGACTGAAGTGGTGAATTATTTATGAAAGGAAGATTTGcatacaaatatttattatttaagcCCTTGGTCAGATAAAATCATTTGCTtccaaagtaaaataaaagattGAGCAGAGAGGTTTCCTGAAATTCTATAGTGAAGTGTATTGTGAGTTTTTCTGGAAGAGCAAACCTTATCACAGCCCCATTCTGAACTCTATTGTTAACATCCCATTGTGTCCCTACCACAGCTTTGCCTCGCAGCCACAGACTTCAAATACAGACCTGCACCTCaaacaataaaaatgctttGTCGGGATAACAAATGGAAGCTGCTTTAGTCAGTCAGGGAGGCAAAAGAGAATTAAATTGCAGATGTCTCTCCTTTGAGTGGCTGCCACTCTGGGCCTGGCAGGCCACAGGGCAAACACACCAGTGGTGCTGCGGCTGTCAAGCTTTCCTCCCTGCACACGCAGAATCCCCACCCTACCTCCATGCACCAAAGCTAGGAGGCAGGAAGGTGAGAGGATTGAGTGGGACTATcctcagcagggagctgaggatATCAGAGGGAGGAAACTTAATCAGTTCTTAGTGGCTGTTCTTAAGCACTGTTAATCACTAGAAAAGGAAGTGCTGCAGTTCTCAGCGTTATAACCTGTGTCACTCCAATGCATTCCCATATGACACCGTCCCTTACTCCTCACTCAGGGCCGTGAGTGCTCACATCTGTAACATGTGTGGGCAagctttccagcagcagcaatgcacGACTGCTGTGTGTGCAATGTCTGGGCACAGAGGGCTCCGGGCCTGATCCTCTTTAGCCTTCCTGTGAGTCATTTCGGGAGCAGAGCAGCGCTGCCGCCGCGGGGACAGGcaagagccaggctggggagccGTGCCCTGGCAGCCGCCTACGTGCATCGCATCACACAGCGCACACACGGCTCGGCTCTGCCGCCTCACCTCCAATAGGCACGCACGCTTCATTCctaagcaaaacaaaattcaCCTCTGCCTCTTTCCAGCAGAAAAATATGATGTGAGAATGGGGAGGCTGAGGAGCAAtaggtaatttttaatttgatttaaataCATTAGAGAATAATTTATATGGCAGCAAGGCAGACGTTTCTGCTTACACCGAGCTAAAGCTGTACACGCAGTTAAAGCAAAACCGCTACAAATGTTACtttattttgcaaaagaaaaaaattctcagagTCAGGGCAAGTACCCCTTTTTGCAACTGCCAAGCTGGGCCTGTATCCCTGTCTGGCCCTGATTCCGCAGAAAGCAATGGGAATGCCACAGCGGCAGCATCACATGCGCTGACACCAGGTTATGTATGAGCTGCCCAGAGCGCCCGGACCGCGTTCCGGGAAAGAGCCCGTAACAAACCCGCACAAAATGTTCAGTGGCATTACTGAAAAGTGGCAGTAACAAAGCCAAGGAATAACGGCGGAGCGGGGGACACCTCCGGTCGAGAGGCGGCCGCGGGAGGGGTCAGCACCCCGCGGCGGGGGCTGCAGACGGCAGCGCCGGTGTgtgtccgtgtccgtgtgtccgtgtgaccccgccccgctccctcccctccctgccggGCGGGGCCGCTTACACGTCCGGGGCGGCCCCGCGCACTAAAAGCGCCGCTGACGCCTCCCCGCTCCACTGCGCTGGTCCCGCCGCTCGGTTAAGCTCCCAtcgccggccccgccgcccccacCACCGCCGCCACCATGCCCATGTTCTCCATCTACACCAATGTCTGCAAGGACGCCGTGCCCGACAACCTCTTGGGCGACCTCACCCAGCAGCTGGCCAAGGCCACGGGCAAGCCCGCGCAGGTGAGGGCGGGCAGCGGCGCGAGCACGTGCGCGGCGGGCCCGGCgggaggggcggcggcggcgcggcccggGGGCACCTCCGCTCCCGCGGGGCCTGGCCCGAGGAGCAGCTGCGGCACagcgcggcggcggccccgctgCTCCGGAGGAAGGAGCCGGTGCCCGTTCCACCCCGAGTCTCCCGATGGCCAGCCCCTGGCGGGAGCAACAGCCGGGCCTGCGGGAGCGCGGCGCTCACGTAGCCGGGGGTGTGCTGCGCCTGTGCTGGCGGTGGCGATGCCAGCGGCGGAGCTGCGCAGTGGCGCGGAGGGAGCCGGGCAGAGGCTCGGGTAGACCGAGCCCTGCGGGCGGCTCCTGCCGGCTCAGCCATCCGGCACGGCCCCTCCTGGGCCAGACTGCAGGAGCCTGCTAAGAGCGAATCGGTGCCCGGCTCTCCGGCAGCTCCGTGATTTGGGGATCTGAGCCCCGGCACGCAGGCACAGGTTTTGGGCCCTTATCTCGCTCCGCCCCGCGCGGTGGCGCGGCTGTGGCGGGCGGGAGTGCCTGCCTGCCTGGTCGGCGGCTTTGTGCACACATAACCGCGTTCCCAAAGCTGAGAGCCGGGCCGAGGGTCCCCGCAGCCCCCAGAGCCGTGCCCCCCGTGGGGGCTGCCGGGCCGGAGCCTCCCCTGGGCCTGGGAGATGCGCAGGGGGCAGCACTGAAGAGCTGCCTGACCCCAATACAACCGCTCTGTTTAGAGTTGGTACCTAAAGCTGATTTTCGTCACTTCAGCCAGCCTGTGACAGAGtgtttccctccctccctcccgcagTACATAGCTGTGCACATCATACCTGACCAGATGATGTCCTTCGGGGGCTCCACTGATCCCTGCGCGCTCTGCAGCCTCTACAGCATCGGCAAGATAGGAGGGCAGCAGAACAAGACTTACACCAAGATGCTGTGTGATCTGATCTCCAAGCACTTGCACGTATCTGCAGACAGGTAAGGCTGGGACACGGTTCAACCATATTTACTTGGCTTTctgaaactgctttgaaaaggctgtttaaaaatttaaaaggccAGGAATAAGTTTTGGAAAATACCAAGTGATTGCTTGCAGCGCTTTAATGTTCACATAAGAATTCAGTGCCTGCCTCTTTCCCTGGAGAGTGCTCTGTTCAATTGTTTTCCTCTTCTGAGAGTAGGGAAAAACACCAGAGCACTGACAAGTTGCCCAGTGTGTTTTCTGCCTCTGAGGTGTGATGTGTTGTCCTCTGGGGAGGCAAGGCTGAATGCACGAGCAGGGAGCAGTAACAGGCTGGAGCTGAGACAGGAGTAGAGGCagcaggctgtgagcagctccctgcaggctgcagggtTCAGGAGTGTCTGtgggcagctgtgagggatgGGAAGAGCCTGGAGCCACCAGGGTTGAGGGGagacacacagagccaggcctGAGGACGTGCTTAACTCCCTGAGCCTGCCAGCGCGTGTGAGGGACTGCAGGGCTCAGAAACAAAAGGGGCTGATCTCTGGAAATTCTTGGCAGGCTGCTAAACAAAATGTGTCTGGACAGTCCCTGACTGCAGAATAATTCATATTTTAGAAAAAGTACAAATTTGAGGACTGAGAAGTATTGACTGTTTGGAGGCGCCACCAGATTTTTGGTAAAGATGAAGCTTAATGTTTTTTTGTAGCAGAACAACAGAATTTCAACACTGTCCCTTGTTGTGTTGTCCCAACTTACATAAATAAGTTATAAGGTTATTGTTATTTCCTCCTGTACCTTTTCTGCAGGGTCTACATCAACTACTTCGACATGAACGCTGCCAATGTGGGCTGGAACGGCTCCACCTTTGCATAGAGCTCTCCTGTGTGTCTGAAGAGGCTGTTCCTGGACCtcccctcaccctgccctgtAGCACAGACCACAGCACCAATGGCCCTGTGTTGCACTTTGTGCACTCTCACAGATTGATGGCTCCTTGCTAGTGTGTTTAAATATTGCTGCTTCAACAttcctctgttttctctgtgtaGAAAACAAATAAAGATTTAGAAGTAAGCTGTGTGGTGTAGGCTTtggcaggctggggatggagttGGGCAATTGCTGACATGTCTGTTCCACTCTGATcctaaagcaaacaaaagggatggttt contains the following coding sequences:
- the LOC131565868 gene encoding macrophage migration inhibitory factor-like, which codes for MHLLEKPKFIVNTNISKAKVPESFAGELTQQLSKALGKPAQYLAIQISPDQVMSFGGSTDPCAVCFLYSIGKTGEQENKGYCKLLCELMSKQLKIPSDRIYISFFDISAGNVGRNNSTFA
- the LOC131565822 gene encoding macrophage migration inhibitory factor; this encodes MPMFSIYTNVCKDAVPDNLLGDLTQQLAKATGKPAQYIAVHIIPDQMMSFGGSTDPCALCSLYSIGKIGGQQNKTYTKMLCDLISKHLHVSADRVYINYFDMNAANVGWNGSTFA